A portion of the Salarias fasciatus chromosome 15, fSalaFa1.1, whole genome shotgun sequence genome contains these proteins:
- the cfap206 gene encoding cilia- and flagella-associated protein 206 translates to MSRLEGEKLIRLIIADVVRECAVRGHGVSDSLAAFMVKAVVLDPRNGFNVDRTLTKQDVQKLEELCLDKLLKKCSPSLDTIKMQVYFNMTYTSRRGFLEEAERAGRSTLSALRRGITESRVNSREQLQAAYRDMVRYTLLQSGLGSASDPRAVQEATAALQSIFPQSKLGVFMVLSRREKEQQLDELSRTVTGIRLFNQASVKGEQQLHAHQLMPAAVRDALSVTSGSVASVLSETQRLSWRYTAALERLTGPDSGPGPCEAPLGLLKQALYNLRQHQHFLNILQADTQACVQHAAVLEAELSSLVEQLKQAVRSRTAVPTTLVSPLFQSLSEVWGKLRDEAELLNTLNSLSASLQPFLDSQANMFPEDYLDRLLDGAELQTDEQRTSRSADERVDPAEMKMRDEDEWLWPEAADFSRLPLQYSGFCGFTLVDRDGLLLPGNPNIGVLKHKEKLYVFSSKRAAVQFSSDPDAFASEVAERAKRSPELIQLLQLHQDLSAAAPPAQMQPGQRFLEKSITKRDSGAQTELHPVVTNIDASYEWNEWELRRKALRLADLRTKVTHSTQTGRSHMRRENASQTWLPKDAACQTKRDGQSGVPTPQVYLAGLRGQRHGQLVKTDLTRPVSPQ, encoded by the exons ATGTCTCGgctggagggagagaagctGATCAGGCTGATCATCGCGGACGTGGTGCGGGAGTGTGCGGTGAGGGGACACGGCGTGTCCGACAGCCTGGCGGCTTTCATG GTGAAAGCTGTGGTCCTCGACCCCAGAAATGGCTTCAATGTGGACCGAACCCTGACCAAGCAGGACGTCCAGAAACTGGAAGAG CTGTGTCTGGATAAACTCCTGAAGAAATGCAGTCCGTCCCTGGACACCATCAAGATGCAGGTCTACTTCAACATGACCTACACCTCCAGAC GAGgcttcctggaggaggcggagcgaGCCGGGCGCTCCACGCTGAGCGCTCTGAGACGAGGGATCACGGAGAGCCGGGTCAACAGCAGGGAGCAGCTCCAGGCCGCCTACCGGGACATGGTCCGCTACACCCTGCTGCAGTCCGGCCTGGGCTCGGCGTCCGACCCCAGGGCCGTCCAGGAGGCCACAG CTGCCCTGCAGAGCATCTTCCCTCAGAGCAAACTGGGAGTCTTCATGGTGCTGTCGAGGcgggagaaggagcagcagctggacgagCTGAGCAGGACCGTCACGGGCATCCGGCTCTTCAACCAGGCCAGCGTCaagggagagcagcagctgcacgcCCACCAACTGA TGCCTGCAGCGGTGAGGGACGCTCTGTCGGTCACCTCCGGCAGCGTGGCCAGCGTCCTCAGCGAGACTCAGAGGTTGTCGTGGCGATACACGGCGGCGCTGGAGAGGCTGACCGGGCCGGACTCGGGGCCTGGACCGTGCGAGGCGCCGCTGGGCCTGCTGAAACAGGCCCTGTACAACCTGAGGCAGCACCAGCACTTCCTGAACATcctgcag GCCGACACTCAGGCGTGTGTCCAGCACGCTGCGGTCCTGGAGGCCGAGCTGTCGTCCCtcgtggagcagctgaagcaggcCGTGCGGTCCAGGACGGCCGTGCCCACCACTCTGGTGTCT CCGCTCTTCCAGAGCCTGTCCGAGGTGTGGGGAAAGCTCCGGGACGAGGCGGAGCTGCTGAACACCCTCAACAGCCTCAGCGCCAGTCTGCAGCCCTTCCTGGACTCTCAGGCCAACATGTTCCCCGAGGACTACCTGGACCGCCTGCTGGACGGAGCGGAGTTGCAGACAGACGAGCAGAGGACGAGCCGGTCTGCAG ATGAGCGCGTTGACCCGGCTGAGATGAAGATGCGTGATGAAGACGAGTGGCTCTGGCCTGAGGCCGCTGACTTCAGCCGGCTGCCGCTGCAGTACAGTGGATTCTGTGGATTCACTCTGGTGGACCGGGatggcctcctcctcccag gAAACCCGAACATCGGAGtcctgaaacacaaagagaagctCTACGTCTTCAGCTCCAAACGAGCCGCCGTGCAGTTCTCCTCCGACCCGGACGCCTTCGCCTCAGAGGTGGCAGAGAGAGCCAAGCGCTCCCCTGAGCtcatccagctgctccagctccaccaggacctctctgccgccgctccgcccgcccAG ATGCAGCCAGGTCAGAGGTTTCTGGAGAAGTCCATCACCAAGAGAGACAGCGGTGCTCAGACGGAACTCCACCCTGTGGTGACCAACATAGACGCGTCCTACGAGTGGAATGAGTGGGAGCTTCGCCGCAAAGCTCTCCGACTG GCCGACCTGAGGACCAAAGTGACTCATTCCACACAGACAGGCCGGAGCCACATGAGGCGGGAGAACGCCAGTCAGACCTGGCTCCCCAAGGACGCCGCCTGCCAGACCAAGAGGGACGGCCAGAGCGGCGTGCCCACGCCCCAGGTCTACCTGGCCGGGCTGAGGGGACAGAGACACGGTCAGCTGGTCAAAACTGACCTGACCAGACCCGTCAGCCCGCagtga
- the LOC115401679 gene encoding peptidase M20 domain-containing protein 2 isoform X3 produces the protein MSERPEPLLELKQQVSCSIDGAADRLHRLSRDIWSRPELAYRETEAHERLAAFFSEEGGWTVERRFKLDTAFRARWRSGGGGERRAAVTVGFLCEYDALPGIGHACGHNLIAEVGAAAAVGLRAALEDAARRREQEGSGPPDTVEVTVLGTPAEEEGGGKIDLLKEGAFEGLDVVFMAHPSQEDALFLPCVAVHDVIIKYHGKASHASAYPWEGVNALDAAVLCYSSLSALRQQMKPDWRVHGIIKHGGEKPNIIPAFTQLEYYLRAPCRAELSVLKEKAEGCFRAAAVATGCTVEIEFAKNEYANMLRFGTLEELYRRNGECLGMEFTTDEDLLKNQSGSTDFGNVTFELPGIHPFFYIGSKALNHTEEYTAAAGTPRLPGTTRLSSSP, from the exons ATGAGCGAGCGTCCGGAGCCGCTGCTGGAGCTCAAGCAGCAGGTGAGCTGCAGCATCGACGGAGCCGCGGACAGGCTGCACCGCCTCAGCCGGGACATCTGGAGCCGCCCGGAGCTGGCTTACCGGGAGACCGAGGCTCACGAGCGGCTGGCGGCGTTCTTCAGCGAGGAGGGCGGCTGGACGGTGGAGCGCCGCTTCAAGCTGGACACCGCCTTCCGCGCGCGgtggcggagcggcggcggcggcgagcggcgggccGCCGTCACCGTGGGCTTCCTGTGTGAGTACGACGCGCTGCCCGGCATCGGACACGCCTGTGGACACAACCTGATCGCGGAGGTCGGAGCTGCTGCGGCCGTGGGGCTCCGGGCGGCGCTGGAGGACGCTGCCCGGCGGCGGGAGCAGGAGGGCTCCGGCCCGCCGGACACCGTGGAG GTGACGGTGCTGGGGACTCCGGccgaggaggagggcggagggaaGATCGACCTGCTGAAGGAGGGGGCGTTTGAAGGTCTGGACGTGGTCTTCATGGCCCACCCGTCGCAGGAGGACGCCCTGTTCCTGCCCTGCGTGGCCGTGCACGA TGTGATCATCAAGTACCACGGGAAGGCCTCCCACGCCTCCGCCTACCCCTGGGAGGGCGTCAACGCTCTGGACGCCGCCGTGCTGTGCTACAGCAGCCTGTCTGCGCTGCGGCAGCAGATGAAGCCGGACTGGAGAGTTCATG GGATCATCAAGCACGGAGGAGAGAAGCCCAACATCATCCCCGCCTTCACGCAGCTGGAGTACTACCTGagagcgccgtgccgggcggagCTGTCCGTGCTGAAGGAGAAGGCTGAAGGCTGCTTCCGAGCCGCCGCCGTGGCCACCGGCTGCACG GTCGAAATAGAGTTTGCTAAAAATGAATATGCCAACATGCTGCGCTTTGGCACGCTGGAGGAGCTGTACCGGAGGAACGGAGAGTGTCTGGGGATGGAGTTCACCACTGATGAAGACCTCCTGAAGAACCAGTCAG GCTCCACAGACTTTGGGAacgtgacctttgaactcccgGGGATCCATCCCTTCTTCTACATCGGCTCCAAGGCTCTGAACCACACGGAGGAGTACACCGCGGCTGCCGGTACACCGCGGCTGCCG ggGACGACGCGGCTCAGTTCTTCACCCTGA
- the LOC115401679 gene encoding peptidase M20 domain-containing protein 2 isoform X2, translating to MSERPEPLLELKQQVSCSIDGAADRLHRLSRDIWSRPELAYRETEAHERLAAFFSEEGGWTVERRFKLDTAFRARWRSGGGGERRAAVTVGFLCEYDALPGIGHACGHNLIAEVGAAAAVGLRAALEDAARRREQEGSGPPDTVEVTVLGTPAEEEGGGKIDLLKEGAFEGLDVVFMAHPSQEDALFLPCVAVHDVIIKYHGKASHASAYPWEGVNALDAAVLCYSSLSALRQQMKPDWRVHGIIKHGGEKPNIIPAFTQLEYYLRAPCRAELSVLKEKAEGCFRAAAVATGCTVEIEFAKNEYANMLRFGTLEELYRRNGECLGMEFTTDEDLLKNQSGSTDFGNVTFELPGIHPFFYIGSKALNHTEEYTAAAGDDAAQFFTLRTAKALAMTALDLLLRPELLQKVKQEFSQAKVAEEERLR from the exons ATGAGCGAGCGTCCGGAGCCGCTGCTGGAGCTCAAGCAGCAGGTGAGCTGCAGCATCGACGGAGCCGCGGACAGGCTGCACCGCCTCAGCCGGGACATCTGGAGCCGCCCGGAGCTGGCTTACCGGGAGACCGAGGCTCACGAGCGGCTGGCGGCGTTCTTCAGCGAGGAGGGCGGCTGGACGGTGGAGCGCCGCTTCAAGCTGGACACCGCCTTCCGCGCGCGgtggcggagcggcggcggcggcgagcggcgggccGCCGTCACCGTGGGCTTCCTGTGTGAGTACGACGCGCTGCCCGGCATCGGACACGCCTGTGGACACAACCTGATCGCGGAGGTCGGAGCTGCTGCGGCCGTGGGGCTCCGGGCGGCGCTGGAGGACGCTGCCCGGCGGCGGGAGCAGGAGGGCTCCGGCCCGCCGGACACCGTGGAG GTGACGGTGCTGGGGACTCCGGccgaggaggagggcggagggaaGATCGACCTGCTGAAGGAGGGGGCGTTTGAAGGTCTGGACGTGGTCTTCATGGCCCACCCGTCGCAGGAGGACGCCCTGTTCCTGCCCTGCGTGGCCGTGCACGA TGTGATCATCAAGTACCACGGGAAGGCCTCCCACGCCTCCGCCTACCCCTGGGAGGGCGTCAACGCTCTGGACGCCGCCGTGCTGTGCTACAGCAGCCTGTCTGCGCTGCGGCAGCAGATGAAGCCGGACTGGAGAGTTCATG GGATCATCAAGCACGGAGGAGAGAAGCCCAACATCATCCCCGCCTTCACGCAGCTGGAGTACTACCTGagagcgccgtgccgggcggagCTGTCCGTGCTGAAGGAGAAGGCTGAAGGCTGCTTCCGAGCCGCCGCCGTGGCCACCGGCTGCACG GTCGAAATAGAGTTTGCTAAAAATGAATATGCCAACATGCTGCGCTTTGGCACGCTGGAGGAGCTGTACCGGAGGAACGGAGAGTGTCTGGGGATGGAGTTCACCACTGATGAAGACCTCCTGAAGAACCAGTCAG GCTCCACAGACTTTGGGAacgtgacctttgaactcccgGGGATCCATCCCTTCTTCTACATCGGCTCCAAGGCTCTGAACCACACGGAGGAGTACACCGCGGCTGCCG ggGACGACGCGGCTCAGTTCTTCACCCTGAGGACGGCCAAGGCTCTGGCCATGACGGcgctggacctgctgctgaggccagagctgctgcagaag